The proteins below come from a single Aegilops tauschii subsp. strangulata cultivar AL8/78 chromosome 6, Aet v6.0, whole genome shotgun sequence genomic window:
- the LOC109755606 gene encoding APO protein 2, chloroplastic codes for MAAAMRPSSSPYPLPPPPTCSSRLPQLRCFVGLRCSAPRVQVRRQLDAVAGIGSGARGCGGRFRAPASSASQPCYSSIVIRNDNSQNADFPRNYSKREKKPFPIPVLELRRRARQRMKEAEGKPRGPPPPPKNGLLVQRLIPEAYRVYNARISLINNLKRLMKVVPVKGCKYCGEIHVGSVGHPFRTCRGMSSDKRKGEHDWGSTFVEAVFLPVEAYHLEDRLGPRIPHDQRFEVPRIPALVELCIQAGLDLPEYPTKRRRKPIVKIGRKEFVDANEDDLPDPEPDKFKEPILEEVSDDEITPPSSPEETAALAEETLKMWETLRNGALRLMKRYSVRVCGYCPEVHIGASGHKARNCGAFKHQQRNGQHGWQAAVLDDLIPPRYVWHMPESGELQKELKIFYGQAPAVVEICIQGGAQVPEKYKATMRLDIGIPSSLKEAEMVV; via the exons ATGGCCGCGGCCATGAGACCCTCCTCCTCCCCCTACCCTCTCCCGCCTCCCCCGACCTGCTCGTCCCGCCTCCCCCAGCTCCGCTGCTTCGTCGGCCTCCGGTGTTCCGCCCCTCGCGTCCAG GTCAGGAGGCAATTAGACGCGGTTGCAGGAATTGGCAGTGGTGCGCGTGGATGCGGTGGACGATTCAG AGCGCCTGCTTCCAGTGCGTCCCAGCCTTGTTATAGCTCCATCGTCATTAGAAACGACAATTCTCaaaatgccgattttccacgtaaCTACTCCAAAAGGGAGAAGAAACCATTTCCTATACCAGTACTGGAGTTAAGACGCCGAGCGAGACAGAGGATGAAGGAAGCTGAAGGGAAGCCTAGGGGGCCGCCGCCACCTCCGAAAAATGGATTGCTGGTCCAGAGACTAATACCAGAGGCATACAGAGTGTACAACGCAAGAATTTCGCTGATCAACAACTTGAAGAGGCTGATGAAAGTAGTACCAGTGAAAGGCTGCAA ATATTGCGGTGAGATACACGTTGGATCTGTTGGACACCCTTTCAGAACATGCCGAGGAATGTCTTCTGATAAACGTAAGGGAGAACATGACTGGGGAAGTACTTTTGTTGAAGCTGTTTTCTTGCCAGTTGAAGCTTACCACCTAGAGGACCGTCTAGGCCCGCGTATCCCTCATGACCAGAGGTTTGAGGTGCCCCGCATTCCTGCTCTTGTGGAGCTTTGCATCCAAGCTGGTCTCGACCTCCCTGAGTACCCCACAAAGCGCCGAAGAAAGCCAATTGTTAAGATCGGAAGGAAAGAGTTTGTCGATGCAAATGAAGATGACCTGCCTGACCCGGAGCCTGACAAATTTAAGGAGCCAATTCTCGAAGAAGTATCCGACGATGAGATTACCCCTCCGTCGAGCCCAGAGGAGACGGCTGCTCTTGCCGAGGAAACACTCAAAATGTGGGAGACACTCCGGAACGGTGCCTTGAGGCTCATGAAGAGGTATTCAGTGAGGGTGTGTGGATACTGTCCTGAGGTGCACATTGGAGCGAGTGGTCATAAAGCGCGCAACTGTGGAGCCTTCAAGCACCAGCAGAGGAATGGACAGCATGGATGGCAGGCGGCGGTGCTCGATGACCTAATACCCCCTAGATACGTCTGGCACATGCCGGAATCTGGGGAGTTGCAGAAGGAGCTCAAGATCTTCTATGGGCAGGCGCCGGCTGTCGTTGAGATATGCATTCAAGGCGGCGCACAAGTGCCGGAGAAGTACAAAGCCACAATGAGGCTAGATATAGGGATTCCCTCCAGTTTGAAAGAGGCTGAAATGGTCGTCTGA